The Kutzneria kofuensis genome has a window encoding:
- a CDS encoding acetate--CoA ligase family protein, translating into MRSLDTLFTPRSVAILGASNDETKYGNWISVQALRMRDRRPVYLVNRRGEPVLGQPTYRSMADIQQPVDLVVITVPAAGFEAAVDDSLAAGATAIVGITSGFAELGDEGRAAQIAVARKIRAAGAVLLGPNCLGVLDTTSDLFLVSNPLPCGPVGLVSQSGNMALELSRFLADRGLGFSRFASLGNQADLCAADLIRAYAEHPGTEVIAAYCEDFQDGRAFVAAAGEAVAAGKPVVLLTVGSSTAANRAARSHTGALTSDSAVIDAACRAAGVDRVRSPREMADLVAALHRHGSKPARRVAVIADGGGHASTASDIADANGLAVEEFRPSLVAALKADLPPSAGVANPVDLAGAGEQDIASFARTIDRVLSDSDIDSVLVTGYFGGYGEYGPELAAREIATATVIAEHVHRHGKPLALHTMCSDSAAADELRRHGIGVFRVVDDAARTLGMLADHADRHPSVPQLPEAADPVRHSDYWHARELLKAGGLAFPEARLATDVVAAAEEIGYPVVLKAMGLLHKSDAGGVAIGLSDADSLSAAHEDMVARLAVSEYCVEAMADTAGGVELIVGVRRDLRFGPVLMVGLGGVFTEILKDVTFALAPVTPAEAETMLRTLKAAPLLHGARGRHPVDLTATARAVATISRIGAAHPEIAELEVNPLLATPSGCLGLDARIVLVGR; encoded by the coding sequence GTGAGGAGCCTGGACACGCTGTTCACGCCACGATCGGTGGCGATCCTCGGCGCCAGCAACGACGAGACCAAGTACGGCAACTGGATCAGCGTGCAGGCGCTGCGGATGCGCGACCGCCGGCCGGTGTACCTGGTCAACCGCCGCGGCGAGCCCGTTCTGGGCCAGCCCACCTACCGCAGCATGGCTGACATCCAGCAGCCCGTCGACCTCGTGGTGATCACCGTGCCGGCCGCCGGCTTCGAGGCCGCGGTCGACGACTCGCTGGCCGCCGGCGCGACGGCGATCGTCGGCATCACGTCCGGCTTCGCGGAGCTCGGCGACGAGGGGCGGGCGGCGCAGATCGCCGTGGCGCGGAAGATTCGCGCCGCCGGGGCGGTGCTGCTCGGCCCGAACTGCCTCGGCGTGCTGGACACCACCAGCGACCTGTTCCTGGTGTCGAATCCGTTGCCGTGCGGGCCGGTCGGGCTGGTGTCGCAGAGCGGCAACATGGCGTTGGAGCTGAGCCGGTTCCTCGCCGACCGCGGTCTGGGCTTCTCCCGGTTCGCCTCGCTCGGCAACCAGGCCGACCTCTGCGCCGCCGACCTGATCCGCGCCTACGCCGAGCATCCGGGGACCGAGGTCATCGCGGCGTACTGCGAGGACTTCCAGGACGGCCGCGCGTTCGTCGCGGCGGCCGGCGAGGCCGTCGCCGCGGGCAAACCGGTTGTGCTGCTGACGGTGGGCAGCAGTACCGCCGCCAACCGCGCCGCCCGCTCCCACACCGGCGCGTTGACCAGCGACAGCGCGGTGATCGACGCCGCCTGTCGGGCCGCGGGCGTGGACCGGGTACGCAGTCCCCGGGAGATGGCCGACCTGGTCGCCGCGCTGCACCGGCACGGCTCGAAGCCGGCGCGGCGGGTGGCAGTGATCGCCGACGGCGGCGGGCACGCGTCCACGGCCAGCGACATCGCCGACGCGAACGGCCTTGCCGTGGAGGAATTTCGGCCCTCACTGGTGGCCGCGCTCAAGGCCGACCTGCCGCCGTCCGCGGGCGTGGCCAACCCGGTCGACCTGGCCGGGGCCGGCGAGCAGGACATCGCCTCGTTCGCCCGCACGATCGACCGGGTGCTGTCCGATTCCGACATCGACTCCGTGCTGGTCACCGGCTACTTCGGCGGCTACGGCGAGTACGGCCCCGAACTGGCCGCCCGTGAGATCGCCACCGCCACCGTGATCGCCGAACACGTGCACCGACACGGCAAACCCCTTGCCCTGCACACGATGTGCAGCGACAGCGCGGCCGCCGACGAGCTGCGCCGGCACGGCATCGGCGTGTTCCGGGTCGTCGACGACGCCGCGCGCACCCTCGGCATGCTGGCCGACCACGCCGACCGGCACCCATCCGTCCCGCAGCTGCCGGAGGCCGCCGACCCGGTGCGGCACAGCGACTACTGGCACGCCCGGGAACTGTTGAAGGCCGGCGGCCTGGCCTTCCCCGAGGCGCGGCTGGCCACCGACGTGGTCGCGGCGGCGGAGGAGATCGGCTATCCCGTCGTGCTGAAGGCGATGGGCCTGCTGCACAAGTCCGACGCCGGCGGAGTCGCGATCGGACTGTCCGATGCGGACTCGCTGTCCGCTGCGCACGAGGACATGGTCGCTCGGCTGGCCGTGTCCGAGTACTGCGTCGAGGCGATGGCCGACACCGCCGGGGGAGTGGAGCTCATCGTCGGCGTGCGCCGGGATCTCCGGTTCGGGCCCGTGCTCATGGTCGGGCTCGGCGGCGTCTTCACCGAGATCCTCAAAGACGTCACCTTCGCGCTGGCCCCCGTGACACCGGCCGAGGCCGAGACCATGCTCCGCACCCTGAAAGCGGCCCCGTTGCTGCACGGCGCCCGGGGCCGCCACCCCGTCGACCTCACCGCAACCGCCCGTGCGGTCGCGACGATCAGCCGGATCGGCGCGGCCCATCCCGAGATCGCCGAACTCGAAGTCAACCCACTGCTGGCGACGCCGAGCGGCTGCCTCGGCCTGGACGCCAGGATCGTGCTCGTCGGACGCTGA
- a CDS encoding SDR family oxidoreductase, which produces MASVLRPDVHEGKVALISGGGTGIGRAVALDLAAGGARVVICGRRPEPLAAVRDEIVKAGGQCLAQVADIREDVTSVVDAAMTEYGRIDVLVNNAGGQFAAPAEDISPGGWRAVHRLAVDAAWSLTREVAVRSMIPERTGVIVFIAFSPRRGIPGMVHASAARAALENLAAGLALEWSRYGIRSVCVAPGTIATEGLRENYTDADRQRWAQAVPLGRLGTPQDVSGLISFLASEGGAYVTGTTVVVDGGADAWGAGHPVPEVEA; this is translated from the coding sequence GTGGCCAGTGTTCTCCGGCCGGACGTGCACGAGGGCAAGGTCGCGCTGATCAGCGGCGGCGGCACCGGCATCGGCCGGGCGGTCGCGCTCGACCTCGCCGCCGGCGGTGCGCGGGTGGTGATCTGTGGCCGGCGGCCCGAGCCGCTGGCGGCCGTGCGCGACGAGATCGTCAAGGCCGGCGGGCAATGCCTGGCTCAAGTGGCCGACATCCGCGAGGACGTCACCAGCGTGGTCGACGCGGCGATGACCGAGTACGGCCGGATCGACGTGCTGGTCAACAACGCCGGCGGCCAGTTCGCCGCGCCGGCCGAGGACATCAGCCCGGGCGGGTGGCGGGCCGTGCACCGGCTGGCCGTGGACGCGGCGTGGTCGCTGACCAGGGAGGTCGCCGTCCGCTCGATGATCCCCGAGCGGACCGGCGTGATCGTGTTCATCGCCTTCTCGCCGCGCCGCGGCATCCCCGGCATGGTGCACGCCAGCGCCGCCCGCGCCGCGCTGGAGAACCTGGCGGCGGGCCTCGCGCTGGAATGGAGCCGCTACGGCATCCGGTCGGTGTGCGTGGCGCCGGGGACGATCGCGACCGAGGGGCTGCGGGAGAACTACACCGACGCGGACCGGCAGCGCTGGGCGCAGGCGGTCCCGCTCGGCCGCCTCGGCACCCCGCAGGACGTGTCCGGGCTGATCTCCTTCCTCGCGTCGGAAGGCGGCGCCTACGTGACCGGCACGACCGTCGTCGTCGACGGCGGCGCCGACGCCTGGGGCGCCGGCCATCCAGTGCCGGAGGTGGAGGCGTGA
- a CDS encoding TetR/AcrR family transcriptional regulator, which yields MSRADEDRRAAILDATWRLIAERGYHAVRIADIAKVCGTSTGTVHYYFPGKHDVLTEALKHCVEHAFARQSHELRQIDDAYQRLLKLIDMQLPKVGPVRDEWSVWLQYWAESAIRPELRPVHNEFYARWRETVVRIIHRGLRQGVFRDVDADQVALRLTALTDGLAIQVLTGSPAVTVTVMRELLVDFARRELLVGAVTG from the coding sequence ATGAGTAGGGCCGACGAGGACAGACGCGCCGCGATCCTGGACGCCACCTGGCGGCTCATCGCCGAGCGCGGCTACCACGCCGTCCGGATCGCCGACATCGCCAAGGTCTGCGGCACCAGCACGGGCACCGTGCACTACTACTTCCCCGGCAAGCACGACGTGCTGACCGAGGCGCTCAAGCACTGCGTCGAGCACGCTTTCGCCCGGCAGAGCCACGAACTCCGGCAGATCGACGACGCCTACCAGCGGCTGCTCAAGCTCATCGACATGCAGCTGCCCAAGGTCGGCCCGGTCCGCGACGAGTGGTCGGTCTGGCTGCAGTACTGGGCCGAGTCGGCCATCCGGCCGGAACTTCGGCCCGTGCACAACGAGTTCTACGCCCGCTGGCGCGAGACCGTCGTCCGCATCATCCACCGCGGGCTGCGCCAGGGCGTGTTCCGCGACGTCGACGCCGACCAGGTCGCGCTGCGCCTCACCGCCCTCACCGACGGGCTCGCGATCCAGGTGCTCACCGGCTCCCCCGCCGTCACCGTGACGGTGATGCGCGAGCTCCTGGTGGACTTCGCCCGCCGCGAGCTGCTGGTCGGAGCGGTCACGGGATGA
- a CDS encoding bifunctional YncE family protein/alkaline phosphatase family protein, whose protein sequence is MQVTRRRRRVEKRSRSRGWVAGAATLALVLTGTGVGSASTKQFGNDQVGDVTRQGQVVSDDQYIKPIGDRLVVDNGKIMASAVSPDGSHLAALITDGGLALAVVDLKNWKVQQLVGNSATANLRIPGNDVGQEGPSYSPDGKSLWMAQTDGYRRFTVNADGTLANPTFVTIPADGAKHGLPAQAVFSADGATVYAAVNGQNRVVAINAASGAIEQSWAVGNAPRDLARIGAKLYVSNEGGRPAGPGDTTLNSYNTQVPANPVTGATTTGTVSVIDLAHPTAAVGSIDVGLHPTALYAKGSTLFVANTASNGVSVIDTGRDKVVQTISTKPWPEASVGYEPDGITLTADGHLLVTLGRANAVAVYRFSRAQEPVSYVGLLPTDYFPTAIATVGNTIVVSNTRGIDARRPTTAAGRGTHDTTSSVQKFRLPDDHTIRGYTSKVFQQNGWTPNSVEVAKDRGKAKPVPVPQRLGDPSTIKHVFLIVKENRTYDQVYGDDPRGSGDPTLAQFGANVTPNQHALEQQFGLYDNTYDIGTNSAEGHNWLMQADNPEYTESSAGEYLRSYDTEDDALGHQESGFIWTGAQAAGKTVRDFGEFQQFLTKPADASWQNLYCDAKNMAATGQPTAYPLVSSSPIPSLNNVSVPGFPKFDTSVPDIYREQIWKQDFEKNGPANLNMFWLSSDHTGGPPNPAAQVADNDLATGQIVDTISHSPYWKDSAIFVVEDDSQAGLDHVDGHRAPIQIISPWAQHGVVDNHYYSQIMMIRTIEQILGIHPMNQKDSAATPMASAFTTKPDYTPFTAVPNRTSLTLGLPTPPSCGADQVAPQFAASQPATTVPADKKQLAAQWQQWAGQQRLTGPNAVPDYANPLQMDHLTWYQTHGWTVPYPGENKVFAPDQVPGAFIPSSESDG, encoded by the coding sequence ATGCAGGTAACACGTCGCAGAAGACGTGTCGAGAAGCGCAGCCGGTCACGCGGCTGGGTCGCCGGCGCCGCCACGCTCGCCCTCGTCCTCACGGGCACGGGCGTCGGCTCGGCGTCGACCAAGCAGTTCGGCAACGACCAGGTCGGCGACGTCACCCGCCAGGGCCAGGTCGTGTCCGACGACCAGTACATCAAGCCGATCGGCGACCGTCTTGTCGTCGACAACGGCAAGATCATGGCGTCGGCGGTCAGCCCCGACGGCAGCCACCTGGCGGCGCTGATCACCGACGGCGGCCTCGCGCTGGCCGTCGTCGACCTGAAGAACTGGAAGGTGCAGCAGCTCGTCGGCAACTCGGCGACGGCGAACCTGCGCATCCCCGGCAACGACGTGGGCCAGGAGGGCCCGTCGTACTCGCCGGACGGCAAGTCGCTGTGGATGGCCCAGACCGACGGCTACCGCCGGTTCACGGTCAACGCCGACGGCACGCTCGCCAACCCCACGTTCGTCACCATCCCGGCCGACGGAGCCAAGCACGGCCTGCCGGCGCAGGCGGTGTTCTCCGCCGACGGCGCCACCGTCTACGCCGCGGTCAACGGCCAGAACCGGGTCGTCGCCATCAACGCGGCGAGCGGCGCCATCGAGCAGAGCTGGGCCGTCGGCAACGCCCCGCGCGACCTGGCCCGCATCGGCGCCAAGCTCTACGTCAGCAACGAGGGCGGCCGCCCCGCCGGCCCCGGCGACACGACGCTGAACTCGTACAACACGCAGGTGCCGGCCAACCCGGTCACCGGCGCGACGACCACCGGCACGGTCAGCGTCATCGACCTCGCGCACCCGACCGCCGCCGTCGGCAGCATCGACGTCGGCCTGCACCCGACGGCGTTGTACGCCAAGGGCAGCACGCTGTTCGTCGCCAACACCGCCAGCAACGGCGTCTCCGTCATCGACACCGGCCGCGACAAGGTCGTGCAGACGATCTCGACGAAGCCGTGGCCGGAGGCGTCCGTCGGCTACGAGCCGGACGGCATCACCCTCACCGCCGACGGCCACCTGCTGGTGACCCTCGGCCGTGCCAACGCCGTTGCCGTGTACCGGTTCTCCCGCGCGCAGGAACCGGTCAGCTACGTCGGCCTGCTGCCGACGGACTACTTCCCGACGGCGATCGCCACGGTCGGCAACACCATCGTCGTGTCCAACACCCGCGGCATCGACGCCCGCCGCCCGACCACGGCCGCCGGGCGCGGCACCCACGACACCACGTCGAGCGTGCAGAAGTTCCGCCTGCCCGACGACCACACCATCCGCGGCTACACGAGCAAGGTGTTCCAGCAGAACGGCTGGACCCCCAACTCGGTCGAGGTGGCCAAGGACCGGGGCAAGGCCAAGCCGGTGCCTGTGCCGCAGCGGCTCGGCGACCCGTCGACGATCAAGCACGTCTTCCTGATCGTCAAGGAGAACCGGACCTACGACCAGGTGTACGGCGACGACCCGCGCGGCAGCGGCGACCCGACGCTGGCCCAGTTCGGCGCGAACGTCACCCCCAACCAGCACGCGCTGGAGCAGCAGTTCGGCTTGTACGACAACACCTACGACATCGGCACCAACTCGGCCGAGGGCCACAACTGGCTGATGCAGGCCGACAATCCCGAGTACACCGAGTCCTCGGCCGGCGAGTACCTGCGCAGCTACGACACCGAGGACGACGCGCTCGGCCACCAGGAGTCGGGCTTCATCTGGACCGGCGCGCAGGCGGCCGGCAAGACCGTGCGGGACTTCGGCGAGTTCCAGCAGTTCCTGACCAAGCCGGCCGACGCCAGCTGGCAGAACCTGTACTGCGACGCCAAGAACATGGCCGCCACCGGGCAGCCCACCGCGTACCCGCTGGTGTCGTCCTCGCCGATCCCGTCGCTGAACAACGTGTCGGTGCCCGGCTTCCCGAAGTTCGACACCTCGGTGCCGGACATCTACCGGGAGCAGATCTGGAAGCAGGACTTCGAGAAGAACGGCCCGGCCAACCTGAACATGTTCTGGCTGTCCAGCGACCACACCGGCGGCCCGCCCAACCCGGCCGCCCAGGTCGCCGACAACGACCTGGCCACCGGCCAGATCGTCGACACCATCTCGCACAGCCCGTACTGGAAGGACTCGGCGATCTTCGTTGTCGAGGACGACTCGCAGGCCGGCCTGGACCACGTCGACGGCCACCGGGCCCCGATCCAGATCATCAGCCCGTGGGCGCAGCACGGCGTCGTGGACAACCACTACTACTCGCAGATCATGATGATCCGCACCATCGAGCAGATCCTCGGGATCCACCCGATGAACCAGAAGGACAGCGCCGCGACCCCGATGGCCTCGGCGTTCACCACCAAGCCCGACTACACGCCGTTCACCGCCGTGCCCAACCGCACGTCGCTGACCCTCGGCCTGCCCACGCCGCCGTCGTGCGGCGCGGACCAGGTGGCGCCGCAGTTCGCCGCGTCGCAGCCGGCGACGACCGTGCCGGCCGACAAGAAGCAGCTGGCGGCGCAATGGCAGCAGTGGGCGGGGCAGCAGCGGCTGACCGGCCCGAACGCCGTGCCGGACTACGCCAACCCGCTGCAGATGGACCACCTCACGTGGTACCAGACGCACGGGTGGACGGTGCCCTACCCGGGTGAGAACAAGGTGTTCGCCCCGGACCAGGTGCCGGGCGCATTCATCCCGTCCTCGGAGTCCGACGGCTGA